Within Rothia sp. ZJ932, the genomic segment TCAAATAACCGCGTGACTATTGCAGCAACCGCGGCGACTGTCTAGTCTCTGACTAAAAAATGAGCGGCACTTCCCTTTCAAGGGAAGTGCCGCTCATTTTGTGGTGTGTCTAAAAGTTACTGCCGTGGTGCGGGGAAAATTAGAAGAGTCGTGACTCCACATCGTCTACACCGCGCATAGCGTCGTAGTCCAAGGTCTGGCAGCGGATGCCGCGGTCTTCGGCAAGAGTACGGGCCTGTGGTTTGATGCGCTGGGCAGCAAAGACGCCCTTGACAGGACGCAACAGGGGGTCGCGGTTAAGTAGTTCCAGATAGCGGGTGAGCTGTTCAACACCGTCAATATCACCGACGCGCTTGAGCTCGATAGCAACGGTAGCGCCGTTGGCGTCCTTCGCCAGAATATCGACAGGACCAATAGCGGTGGGGTACTCCCTACGAACCAGGGTGTGACCTGCGCCGAGTACCTCGATTTGCTCAGCCAGTAGGCGCTGTAAATCAGCCTCCACACCGTCTTTAATCAGCCCGGGGTCAATACCAAGATCGTGTTTGACCTCCTCAAACTTCTCGTAAACCTTAATGACGAGCCTGTCATCGGTTTTTGCCGCTTGTACACGCCAAAGCTCAATGACTTCAGCATCAACGTCCTCACCAATTTCGGTGTCCTCAAACTCTTCGCGAGTGGCGATATGAAGACGCGCCGGTGGGCTCATCCAGTTGAGCGGCTTATAAGAGCCGCCGTCTGAGTGAATAAGCACCGAGCCATCATTTTTCACCATAAGTAGGCGCTTGGCACGGGGTAGGTGGGCGCGCAGGCGACCTTCGTAGTCTACGGAACATGTTGCTATTACTAGTTGCACCGTTCAACTCTAACGCACGGGTATTGAGCAGCTCTAGTTCATGCGGGGTAATCTCAGCTACCCGCTGCTACCGAGCGGTAAAAAAGTATGGGAAAATGTTCAGCATGCCCAGAAGATCACCCAAGCCGCGCTCGTCCTCTAACCTGAGCAAATGGCAGAAGCCAAGACCTACTGGTGGGCGCGATATCTCGCGTATTCTCGACCCCCTGCCCACAGTGGAATCTGCCTGGGATGGAGACTGGTTTATTGCTCACATTCCCGCAGTCAATGCTAAGAAAACCTATAAGTGCCCAGGATGCAATGGTTCCGTTAAACCGGGTGTTGCACATTTGGTGGCGTGGCAGGAAGATCATCTTTTTGGTAAAGAGCGCGGTATTGAAGAGCGCCGTCACTGGCATCAAAAATGTTGGAATACCCGCCGCAAATACTAGGTGCTCGGTATAAATACTTGTGAAAACGCGTCCTTGCTGGTTGGAGCAAGGACGCGTTTTTTACGGATCTATCTGCTGGTGGTCTAATGTGGCTAGCGTTGGATACCTACCTGCGATCTTGAACCGGTATGAAGACCTCTCGTACCAGAATCAGTAGGGAGGCG encodes:
- a CDS encoding ATP/GTP-binding protein, whose translation is MPRRSPKPRSSSNLSKWQKPRPTGGRDISRILDPLPTVESAWDGDWFIAHIPAVNAKKTYKCPGCNGSVKPGVAHLVAWQEDHLFGKERGIEERRHWHQKCWNTRRKY
- the nucS gene encoding endonuclease NucS, which gives rise to MQLVIATCSVDYEGRLRAHLPRAKRLLMVKNDGSVLIHSDGGSYKPLNWMSPPARLHIATREEFEDTEIGEDVDAEVIELWRVQAAKTDDRLVIKVYEKFEEVKHDLGIDPGLIKDGVEADLQRLLAEQIEVLGAGHTLVRREYPTAIGPVDILAKDANGATVAIELKRVGDIDGVEQLTRYLELLNRDPLLRPVKGVFAAQRIKPQARTLAEDRGIRCQTLDYDAMRGVDDVESRLF